GGTGGCGCCGTTCAGCGTGATCTGGTCCCCCTCGCGCAGCATCCGCCCGCCCGCCATGAACCGGTTCGTCGCCTCGTCGATGTCGATCGCCTCGCAGCCGGTGACGCACGTCTTCCCCATCTGGCGGGCGACCACCGCCGCGTGAGAGGTCATTCCGCCCTTCGCCGTCAGGATCCCGCACGCGGCGTCCATCCCCTGGATGTCGTCCGGGCTCGTCTCCCTGCGGACCAGGATGACGTCCCTGCCCGCCATCGCGCGCTCCACCGCCTTTTCGGCCGTGAACACCACGCCGCCGGTCGCCGCTCCGGGCGACGCCGGGAGCCCCCGGGCGATCACCTCGACGATCGCGTCGGGATCGACCACGGGATGGAGAAGCTGCTCGATCCGGCGCGGGTCCAGCCGCAGCAGCGCCTCCTCCTTCGTGACGAGCTTCTCCCGCACCATGTCCACCGCGACGCGGACCGCGGCGGCGGCGGTCCGCTTCCCCGGCCGCGTCTGGAGCATGTACAGCTTGTTCCGCTCGATGGTGAACTCGAAGTCCTGAACGTCCCCGTACTGCTTCTCCAGCCGGCCCGAGATCCGGACGAGCTGGTCGTAGGCGTCCGGGAAGTCCTTCCGCATCTCCCGGACGTGCCGCGGCGTCCGCAGCCCCCCCACCAGCTCCTCGCCCTGGGAGTTCACGAGGTACTCCCCGTAGTACTCCTTGGCCCCCGTGGAGGGGTTCCGGGTGAACCAGACGCCGGTGGCCGAGTCGTTCCCCGCGTTGCCGAAGACCATCGCCTGCACGTTGACGGCGGTTCCGTTGCCGTCCGGAATCCCCTGCGTCTTCCGGTAATACTTCGCCCGGTCGTTTTCCCACGAGCGGAACACCGCTTCGCACGCCAGCGAAAGCTGGAGCTGAGGCGCCTGCGGGAAGTCCCTCTTCGACAGCTCCTTCGTCAGCGCCTTGAATCGCGCGCAGAGCTCCTTCAGGTCGGCCGCCTCGAGGTCGGCGTCGGAGGACGCCCCGCGCTCCTGCCGCTTCTCCTCCAGCGCCCGCGCGAAGGGCTCCCGCGGGATTCCGAGGACGATGCACGAGAACATCGCCAGAAGCCGCCGGTAGCAGTCGTATGCGAACCGGGGATTCCCGGATGCCGCCGCGAGCCCCTCGACCGTCCGGTCATTCAGGCCGATGTTGAGGACGGAGTCCATCATCCCGGGCATGGAGAACCGGGCCCCGGAGCGCACGGAGACGAGGAGCGGATTCTTCGGATCGCCGAACTTCTTCCCCGCCGCCTTCTCGAGCTTCGCGAGGTTCGCGGCGATCTCCCGGATCACGTCCGCGGGGAGCTTCCCGCGGTTCGCGAAAAACAGCGGGCAGACACCGGTCGAGACGGTGAACCCGGGCGGGACCGGCAGCCCCAGGTTCGTCATGTCGGCCAGGGCGGCGCCCTTTCCTCCCAGCACGTCCTTCATCGCGATGCTTCCCTCGGCCGTTCTCCTGCCGAAGAAATAGACCCGTTTCCCCGCCATGGTTTCTACCCCGCCACCCTGGAGAAATCCGCCACCGTCGTGAACGATACCGAAAGCCCCTTCAACAGCGCGAGCCGGTTGTTCCGCACCTTCCCGTCCTTCGCCATCACGAGCACCTTGTCGAAGAACGCCGCGACCAGCGGCTGCAGCGCCGCCATCTCGCGGAACGCCTCGGCGTACCTTCCGTCGCGGGCCGCCGCCTCGAC
This portion of the Thermodesulfobacteriota bacterium genome encodes:
- the ppdK gene encoding pyruvate, phosphate dikinase, with translation MAGKRVYFFGRRTAEGSIAMKDVLGGKGAALADMTNLGLPVPPGFTVSTGVCPLFFANRGKLPADVIREIAANLAKLEKAAGKKFGDPKNPLLVSVRSGARFSMPGMMDSVLNIGLNDRTVEGLAAASGNPRFAYDCYRRLLAMFSCIVLGIPREPFARALEEKRQERGASSDADLEAADLKELCARFKALTKELSKRDFPQAPQLQLSLACEAVFRSWENDRAKYYRKTQGIPDGNGTAVNVQAMVFGNAGNDSATGVWFTRNPSTGAKEYYGEYLVNSQGEELVGGLRTPRHVREMRKDFPDAYDQLVRISGRLEKQYGDVQDFEFTIERNKLYMLQTRPGKRTAAAAVRVAVDMVREKLVTKEEALLRLDPRRIEQLLHPVVDPDAIVEVIARGLPASPGAATGGVVFTAEKAVERAMAGRDVILVRRETSPDDIQGMDAACGILTAKGGMTSHAAVVARQMGKTCVTGCEAIDIDEATNRFMAGGRMLREGDQITLNGATGEVILGKVPLTVPRMTGSFGIFLSWADAVRRLRVRANADTPRDARVARDFGAEGIGLCRTQHMFFAEDRIPIMQEMILARTKEDRDAALARLLPMQREDFKGLYREMKGYPVTIRLLDPPLNEFLPKREELLVEVNKLEFVRADRTLIEEKKRVLERVEELHEVNPMLGMRGCRLGICHPEITRMQVQAIFEAACEVAREGVRVKPEIMIPLVSMVSEMRAQKEIVVQAAEETMKRYRRKIPYSVGAMIEVPRAAVTADAIAREAEFFSLGTNDLTQTTFGFSRDDAGKFIQRYLSRSELCPRCGEKLDRDLRCASCGVTHPRRSEDILEADVFATVDREGVGEFVRMAVEKGRSARPGLKVGVCGEHAGDPKSVEFFDRAGLDYLSCSPYSVPVARLAAAQAALRKRQESGKGRKRD